The following is a genomic window from Streptomyces lincolnensis.
TACTCCGGGCTGTCGTAGATACTGTGCGAAGGTTTAGGGTTCGGTCGCCCGCTGTGTGAACAACCCTGGAGCGGGTCCGGACCAGAAGCGACAGCGCGGTGTGCAACAGGCCGGGAGGGGCCGGAGCTGGCACACGACGCTTTTGGGGGGCTAAAACCTATGGACCCGAACAACCGGGAACCCGAGGGGTACGGCCACGACGGGGACAGCCATGCCCCGCGGCAGCGCCCAACCAGGGATTCCCTGACACCGGACTTCGCACCGCACACACCCGCCCTCGCCCGGACGGTGCAGCTCGTCACGGGCGACTACCTGCTGACCGTCAACCCGGTCGACGGCAGCGAGATAGAGATCTGCCCGCCGGGTGAACGCCCCGGCCGGCCCGAGAAGCTCACCACGGCCGCGCGGGCCGAGGTCGCCCGCGCCACCAGGCCGCCCGTACCACCCGGCCCGGCGCTGCCCGAACTGCCGCTCCTGGCCCGCCAGGACGAGCGCGAGCGGCTGGTGCGACTCCTCGCCCGCGGCCGCTCCGTCCGTCTCACCGGCCCGGCCGGCACCGGCCGCACCAGCCTGCTCGACGTCGCCGCCGAGGACTGCGCGGACCTCGCCCCCGACGGTGTGATCCGCCTCAGCGGCTACCACCGCACGGTGGACGACCTGCTCCACGACCTCTTCTACGCCGTCCACAACGCACCCCTGCACCGCCCGGACCGGGACGGACTGCGCAGCTGCGTCCGCGAGATCGGCGCGGTCGTCGTCCTCGACGACGTCGAGTTCGGCGGCGCCGCCCTGGACGAGCTGCTGGACGCCACACCCGAGTGCGCCTTCCTGATCGCGGCCACGCCCGACGTGCCCGCCCCGTCCGCCGACTCCCTGCTCGAAGAGGTCTTCCTCGGCGGCCTGGAACGCGCCGACGGACTGGAGCTCCTGGAGCGCGCCGTCGGCCGGGTCCTCACCGAGGAGGAGTCGAACTGGGCGGGCGACCTCTGGTTCGAGTCCGAGGGACTGCCGCTGCGCTTCGTTCAGGCGGGCGCCCTGCTCCGGCAGCGCGACCGGCTGCGGGCCGGCGCGAGCGCCGTCGACGAGTTCGGCGTCTTCGCGGACGCGCCCCCGGTCGACGCGCCCTTCGACACTCCCTACGACGCCGCCGCGGGCGAGGGGGAGAGCGTCCCGCTGCCCTCGCTCGGCGAAGCCGCCGCGCCCGCCCCGCTGCTGGCCGCCCGGCTCAGCGACTCGGCGCGTGCCACGCTGCGGTTCGCCGTCGCGCTCGGGGGTGAGGTGCCCGACCAGGCGCACTTGCCCGCCCTGGTCGACGACACCCACGCGGACGCCGCGCTCGGCGAGCTGGTCTCCTGCGGTCTGGTCACGCCGGTCGGCGCCCACTACCGGCTCGCCGCCGGTGTCCTGGCCCAACTGGAGGCCGCCGGATACGGCGACGACGTCCGGGCCCGCGCGCTCACCGCCGCCCAGCACTACGCCTGGTGGGCCGGGCACCCCTCGGTCACCCCCGAGCGGGTGTGCGCCGAGGCCGACGCCCTGCTCGCCGCCCTCGGCGTGCTGGTGCCCCACACGGCACCGCCCGCCGAGGACGAGGACAGCCCGGCCGTACGCCTGGCCCGCACGGCGGCGCCCGGGTTCGCCGCGGGCGGTCACTGGGGTGTGTGGGAGCGGGCGCTGCGCCTCGGCGCCGAGGCCTCCCGGCTCGCCGGTGAGGTCGCCGAACAGGCCTACTTCCACCACGAGCTGGGCGTCCTCGCGCTCTGCGAGGACGATCTCGACCGGGCCCGCGCCGAACTGGAGGCCTCCATCGGCCTGCGCGGCGCCCTCGCCGACAAGCGCGGCACCGTCGCCGGCCGTCGCGCCCTCGCCCTGGTCGCCGACCGCTCCGGCGACACACCGGGCCTCGGCGCCCTGGCCGGACTCGGCGCGCGGGCGGGCGAGGAGGTCCCGGACGCGCGGTACGAGGAGTCGCAGTCGCCCCCGGGCGGTGTGCCGGCGGCCTTCCCGCCGCTCCAGCCGCCCTCCGACAGCGGCACGCTGGTCACCTACCGGGCGTCCTCGTCCACCGCGACCGTGGTGGGCTCCGGGCCCGCCGGGGCGCCCTCGGGGGCCCACAAGGCACGTGGTGGCTTCCGCGGGTTCGCCCGGCGCAACCTCGTGGCCTCCGGCGCGGGCGCGCTGCTCGTGGCGGTGCTCGGCACGGTGGTGACGCTCGGCGCCACGTCGGACAACACCCCCGACGAACCGTCCAACCAGGTCGGCGTCAACCCGTCGGCCAGCCAGGGCGTGGACGACGGCAGCCTGGGCGCCGACGAGCCGAAGAACGACGACGGTTCCGACACCGGCGTGGCCACCAGCCGCCCGACCGACCCGGGCCCCGACGGCACTCCCGGCACCTCCGACGACCCCACCCCGACGGACACGGCCGAGCCGTCGGACGACCCGAGCGGGACACGGGGGCCGACCGGCGGGACGACGACCCCGCCGACGAAGCCGCCGTCCTCGTCCAAGCCCCCGTCGTCCAAGCCGCCCACCAGTCAGCCGCCGACGAGCCAGCCGCCCACCAGTCAGCCGCCGACCAGTCAGCCGCCCACGAGCCAGCCGCCGACCTCGGAGCCGCCGCCGAGCACGCCGGAAACCTCCGACTCGGCCAGCGGCCCCGCCTCCTCCCCGGTGGAGACCAGCGCCCCCGGCACCACGGAGGCGACCTCACCGAGCAGCTCCCAGTCGGTGATCTGACCTTCCGTACAGCGCGCGAAAGGGCCCGGTCCGTCAGCGGACCGGGCCCTTCCCGTCGTAGCGGAGTCGCTGGGCGAGCAGGCGAGCGACCAGGGGGTCAGAACAGCCGCAGCTTGTCGTCCTCGATGCCGCGCAGGGCGTCGTAGTCGAGGACCGCGCAGCCGATGCCGCGGTCCGTGGCGAGGACGCGGGCCTGGGGCTTGATCTCCTGGGCGGCGAAGACGCCGCGGACCGGGGCGAGATGGGGATCGCGGTTCAGAAGTTCCAGGTAGCGCGTGAGCTGCTCGACGCCGTCGATCTCACCGCGCCGCTTGATCTCCACCGCGACGGTCTGCCCGTCCGCGTCCCGGCACAGGATGTCGACCGGGCCGATGGCGGTCATGTACTCGCGGCGGATCAGCGTGTAGCCCTCGCCGAGGGTCTCGATGCGGTCGGCGAGGAGTTCCTGAAGGTGTGCTTCCACGCCGTCCTTGATCAGGCCGGGATCCACGCCCAGTTCGTGCGAGGAATCATGGAGGACCTCCTCCATCGTGATGATCAGCTTCTCGCCCGCCTTGTTGACGACGGTCCAGACGCCTTCCTCCTCGCCCGATCCCTCCTTCAGTGTGCAGGGCGGCGACATCCAGTTCAGGGGCTTGTAGGCACGGTCGTCCGCGTGGATCGACACACTGCCGTCCGCCTTGACCAGGATCAGGCGGGGAGCCGAGGGAAGGTGAGCGGTGAGCCGGCCCGCGTAGTCGACGGAGCATCGGGCGATGACGAGACGCATGGTCGGCAACGCTACTCGACGGGCCCCTGCGCGCGCGATTCGGCCCAGAACATACCTGTTCGGTTGTGGCCGATTGTGTGCCCAATGGGGCCGCTCTTTGTACGCGTTTTCCTGGTGCCGTCACCGTCCGTTGCCTACCGTAGTAAACGGGAGGTCGCGAGGTGTGTACGCAGCGTGTTCGGCATCGCGAACTCCCTTTATCTGTCCGGCAACCCCTGAGAAAGTCGGGGGTGCGAGAGGAGAACCCATGTCGCTCGACGTCTCACCGGCCCTACTCGAGAAGGCCGAGCGAGGCGAGGTCGACGAAGCCGAATTCGTCGACTGCGTCCGGACCTCCCTGCCCTACGCATGGGAGATGATCAGCTCCCTGGTGGCTCAGCTGAAGGTGGACGGCGGCAACTTCGCCGACAACCAGACGCCTCCGCCGGACGAGCAGGCACGCGGTCAGCTGCTGCGCGCGCTTGCGAGTGACGCGATTCGCGGCGCACTCCAGCGGCACTTCGGTGTCCGGCTGGCCTTCCAGAACTGCCACCGCGTGGCGGTGTTCCCGTTGGACGCCTCGGTCGACGAGACGTTGACGCGCTTCACCTCGGTGCGCAGTCAGCTGCTCAACCAGTCTCCGGAGTTCAGGGACTGCTGACGCAGCAAGCCGCTTGCTTGCCGCTCCGTACGCGGGAGGTGCATCAGTACCGGGGCGGCAAGCACCCCGCCCGACAAGGCGGTTCGGCCCGAGGAGTGTTCGGGCGAGGCCGGAGGTCAACCGAGGTGCGGCAGCACTTCCGCACCCAGCCGCCGGATGTTCTCCTCGGTGGCCGCCAGGTCTCCCGACCCCTCGGTGAGCAGGGCGAAGCGGGAGACGCCGGTCCGCTCGCTGGTCGCGGCGAGCCGGTCGGCGCACAGGCGCGGGGTGCCCACGGGGTGCAGCCCGCAGAGCAGTTCGGTGTAGGCGAGCGGGTCGCGCATCGGACGCTCGCGGCCGTCCACCGTGACATGAGCACCGAGTCCCTGCTTCAGCCAGCCCGGCATCGCCTTCATGAGGGTCTCCACCGCGTCGGTGCGCCGGTCCGCGATCTGGCAGATGCCGGCCGAGACATGGGCGGCGTCCAGAACCCGCTCCGGCGGATGCCCGGCCGCGCGGGCGAGGCGGCGCCACAGGGACACCATCTCGGCCTTCTCCTCGTCGCCGACATGCATGCCGAGCAGCATCGGCAGTCCCCGCTCGGCGGCCATCCGGACGCTCGCCGGGGAGGTGCAGGCGAGGACGACCTCGGGGCCCGCGGTCTCCGTCAGCGACTCCGACGGCCGCGGTACGACGGGCACCTCGCGGAAGGCGAACCGCTCCCCGCGGGCCTCCACCGACGGCTCGCGCAGCCAGCGCACCAGCAGATCGAGTGATTCCGGGAACCCCGTCTCGTACGCCTGGAGACCCGAGCCGAAGACCTCCAGATCGACCCACGGCCCGCCGCGCCCGACCCCCAGCGAGAAGCGCCCGCCGCTCGTCACATGCAACAGTGCGGCCTGCTCGCCCAGGGCGACCGGGTGGACGGTGGAGAGCACGCTGACGGCGGTGCCGACGCGCAGACGCCGGGTGCGGCCCAGCAGTAACGCGGCCAGGGTGACCGCCGACGGACAGGTGCCGTACGGGACGAAGTGGTGCTCCGCCAGCCAGACGGCGTCGAGCCCGGCCTCCTCCGCGACCTCGGCCGAGCGGACCGCGCGGTGCAGCGCCTCCCCCTGGCCCTGCCCCGGGAACTGGGCCGCCAACACGAAACTTCCTACGTGCATCGCTTTCCTGCTTCCTTGGCTCCGACACGGAGCTCCCCCACCCGGCATAACCCTCTGACACGTGCCGAGGACACGGCCTGCCGAAGAGATTTGCGGATTGTCTGCGGAATCCGCCGCCCCGGAGGGGGACTTGTGGGGGTTGGTGCCCTACGCCTACCCAGGGCGCCGCCGCGTAGGCTGGACACGAGCCCTGCATCCTGTATAGCCCCGTGAGGTGTCCTGTGTCCCCGCGTCGCAACCGACCCAAGGGAGTCGGCCCGTCAGGCACGAGTGCCGAGGACGACCGGTCCGGCCGTTACGGCGGCTGGCAGTCCACCCAGAGCTGGCAGGGCGAGGAGTGGAACGTGCGCCATGTGGCCGGGGCAAGCGCCCAGGGCAAGACGTACCGCTGCCCGGGCTGCGAGCAGCTGATCCCGGACGGCGTCCCACACGTGGTGGCCTGGCCCGACCACGCCGGCGTCGACGACCGCCGGCACTGGCACAAGGCCTGCTGGAACGCGAGAGACCGCCGCACCACGCGGGTGCAGCGGTCCCGTAACGCGCCGAGGTTCTAGTCCTCGCGGCTCCTATACGTCCCGCTTCTCCAGCAGGGCGAAGGCGCCGGCGAAGGCCGCGGCCGTGATGCCCAGGGCGATCCACAGCGGGTCCCAGCCGGCCGGGCCGGACTCGGTGAGGGAGTTGGCGTAGAAGACGCTGAGCTGGTTCGGGATCGAGTACTCGAACAGGGCGTCGCGCAGACCCGACAGCGACTCCGTGAACATGAACAGCGCGATGACCAGCGGGGCCAGGACCAGGCCGATCATGATGGTGATCGCGCCCGCCGAGTGCCGGATGATCGAGCCGACGACGAGCGAGAGCAGGCCGAGCAGAGCCAGGTAGAGCGAGATGCCGACCGTGCCCTTGAGCCACTCACCGCCGCTCGGCTCCCGGGCCCCGTCCAGCAGCGCGATGTCCGCGAAGGCGACCAGCACCGACGACACCAGCGTGACCACGAACGCGACCGCGAAGAACACGATCGACTTCGCCGCCAGGACCCGGCCGCGGGACGGACAGGCGACCATCGTGGTGCGGATCATGCCGGTGCCGTACTCCGAGGCCGTGGTCAGCACTCCGAGCGTGATGAGGCACATGCTGCCCAGCAGCAGCCCGAAGAAGCCGAACGACAGCGGGTTCTCGCCCGCCAGGCTGTCCGGGTCCGCGTTGGCGGAGACCAGCGCGCCGGTCGCGATGCCGATGCCGACGACGAGCAGGACGAACACGCCGAGTGTCCACATCGTGGAGCGCACCGACCTGATCTTCGTCCACTCGGAGGCGATCGCGTGCCCGAGGTGGGTGCGCACGACCGGGATCGGAGAGGTGTAGCCGGCCTGGGGGTACGACGAACCGGGTGCCGCCTGCCAGTTCGGTGCGGCGGTCTGCGGCATCGGGGGCTGCGGGGTGCTCATCGGGCGTCCTCGGACTTGTTCGGGTCGGCGGCGGGGGCGGCGGGAGCAGGGGCCTGGGCGGGCGCCGGGGGAGCGGCGGCGGGCTGCGCGGCCGCGGGCTGCGCGGCCGCCGGAGGCTGTCCCTGGGGCGCCTGCGGGGCGTACGGGGCCTGTGGGGCGTACGGGTTGGGAGCGCCGGGGCCCGGGGCCGGAGCGGCGCCGGGAGCGCCGTAGGGGCCCACGGGCGGCTGCGGCTGGGGCGGTGCGAACGGCTGGCCGCCCTGCTGGGGCGGCGGCGGGGCGTACCAGCCCGGCTGGCCCTGGCCCGGCACCGGCATCGGGGGCTGCGCGCCGGGCGGCAGCTGCTGCTGGAGGCCGGCCCGCTGGTCGATGGACGAGCGGTAGTCGACCGCGCCCTGCGTCATCCGCATGTACGCCTCTTCCAGCGAGGCCTGGTGCGGCGACAGCTCCCACAGGCGTACGTCGCTGTCGTGCGCGATGTCGCTGATGCGCGGCAGCGGCAGTCCCGTCACTCGCAGCCCGCCGTCCTGCTCGGACATCACGTGGCCGCCCGCCTCGGTGAGCGCGGCGGACAGCTTCTCGCGCAGCTGCGGCTCGGTGTCGGGGGTGCGCACGCGCGCGAAGTCGGCGGAGTTCGCCGAGATGAAGTCCTTGACGCTCATGTCGGAGAGCAGCTGCCCGCGCCCGATGACGATCAGGTGGTCGGCGGTGAGCGCCATCTCGCTCATGAGGTGGGAGGAGACGAAGACCGTCCGGCCCTCCGCCGCGAGCGCCTTCATCAGGTTGCGGACCCAGTGGATGCCCTCGGGGTCGAGACCGTTGACCGGCTCGTCGAACAGCAGCACCTGCGGGTCGCCGAGCAGCGCCGCGGCGATGCCGAGCCGCTGGCCCATGCCGAGGGAGAAACCCTTGGAGCGCTTCCTGGCCACGTCCTGGAGGCCGACGACACCGAGCACCTCGTCCACCCGGCGGGCCGGGATGCCGGAGAGCTGG
Proteins encoded in this region:
- a CDS encoding LLM class flavin-dependent oxidoreductase; protein product: MHVGSFVLAAQFPGQGQGEALHRAVRSAEVAEEAGLDAVWLAEHHFVPYGTCPSAVTLAALLLGRTRRLRVGTAVSVLSTVHPVALGEQAALLHVTSGGRFSLGVGRGGPWVDLEVFGSGLQAYETGFPESLDLLVRWLREPSVEARGERFAFREVPVVPRPSESLTETAGPEVVLACTSPASVRMAAERGLPMLLGMHVGDEEKAEMVSLWRRLARAAGHPPERVLDAAHVSAGICQIADRRTDAVETLMKAMPGWLKQGLGAHVTVDGRERPMRDPLAYTELLCGLHPVGTPRLCADRLAATSERTGVSRFALLTEGSGDLAATEENIRRLGAEVLPHLG
- a CDS encoding ATP-binding protein — translated: MDPNNREPEGYGHDGDSHAPRQRPTRDSLTPDFAPHTPALARTVQLVTGDYLLTVNPVDGSEIEICPPGERPGRPEKLTTAARAEVARATRPPVPPGPALPELPLLARQDERERLVRLLARGRSVRLTGPAGTGRTSLLDVAAEDCADLAPDGVIRLSGYHRTVDDLLHDLFYAVHNAPLHRPDRDGLRSCVREIGAVVVLDDVEFGGAALDELLDATPECAFLIAATPDVPAPSADSLLEEVFLGGLERADGLELLERAVGRVLTEEESNWAGDLWFESEGLPLRFVQAGALLRQRDRLRAGASAVDEFGVFADAPPVDAPFDTPYDAAAGEGESVPLPSLGEAAAPAPLLAARLSDSARATLRFAVALGGEVPDQAHLPALVDDTHADAALGELVSCGLVTPVGAHYRLAAGVLAQLEAAGYGDDVRARALTAAQHYAWWAGHPSVTPERVCAEADALLAALGVLVPHTAPPAEDEDSPAVRLARTAAPGFAAGGHWGVWERALRLGAEASRLAGEVAEQAYFHHELGVLALCEDDLDRARAELEASIGLRGALADKRGTVAGRRALALVADRSGDTPGLGALAGLGARAGEEVPDARYEESQSPPGGVPAAFPPLQPPSDSGTLVTYRASSSTATVVGSGPAGAPSGAHKARGGFRGFARRNLVASGAGALLVAVLGTVVTLGATSDNTPDEPSNQVGVNPSASQGVDDGSLGADEPKNDDGSDTGVATSRPTDPGPDGTPGTSDDPTPTDTAEPSDDPSGTRGPTGGTTTPPTKPPSSSKPPSSKPPTSQPPTSQPPTSQPPTSQPPTSQPPTSEPPPSTPETSDSASGPASSPVETSAPGTTEATSPSSSQSVI
- the nucS gene encoding endonuclease NucS: MRLVIARCSVDYAGRLTAHLPSAPRLILVKADGSVSIHADDRAYKPLNWMSPPCTLKEGSGEEEGVWTVVNKAGEKLIITMEEVLHDSSHELGVDPGLIKDGVEAHLQELLADRIETLGEGYTLIRREYMTAIGPVDILCRDADGQTVAVEIKRRGEIDGVEQLTRYLELLNRDPHLAPVRGVFAAQEIKPQARVLATDRGIGCAVLDYDALRGIEDDKLRLF
- a CDS encoding ATP/GTP-binding protein, coding for MSPRRNRPKGVGPSGTSAEDDRSGRYGGWQSTQSWQGEEWNVRHVAGASAQGKTYRCPGCEQLIPDGVPHVVAWPDHAGVDDRRHWHKACWNARDRRTTRVQRSRNAPRF
- a CDS encoding ABC transporter permease subunit, with product MSTPQPPMPQTAAPNWQAAPGSSYPQAGYTSPIPVVRTHLGHAIASEWTKIRSVRSTMWTLGVFVLLVVGIGIATGALVSANADPDSLAGENPLSFGFFGLLLGSMCLITLGVLTTASEYGTGMIRTTMVACPSRGRVLAAKSIVFFAVAFVVTLVSSVLVAFADIALLDGAREPSGGEWLKGTVGISLYLALLGLLSLVVGSIIRHSAGAITIMIGLVLAPLVIALFMFTESLSGLRDALFEYSIPNQLSVFYANSLTESGPAGWDPLWIALGITAAAFAGAFALLEKRDV
- a CDS encoding SCO5389 family protein, with product MSLDVSPALLEKAERGEVDEAEFVDCVRTSLPYAWEMISSLVAQLKVDGGNFADNQTPPPDEQARGQLLRALASDAIRGALQRHFGVRLAFQNCHRVAVFPLDASVDETLTRFTSVRSQLLNQSPEFRDC
- a CDS encoding ABC transporter ATP-binding protein — translated: MIEAVGLTKRYGDKTAVYNLSFQVRPGAVTGFLGPNGSGKSTTMRMILGLDNPTSGQVTIGGFPYRKLPNAPRQVGALLDAKAVHGGRAARNHLLSLAQLSGIPARRVDEVLGVVGLQDVARKRSKGFSLGMGQRLGIAAALLGDPQVLLFDEPVNGLDPEGIHWVRNLMKALAAEGRTVFVSSHLMSEMALTADHLIVIGRGQLLSDMSVKDFISANSADFARVRTPDTEPQLREKLSAALTEAGGHVMSEQDGGLRVTGLPLPRISDIAHDSDVRLWELSPHQASLEEAYMRMTQGAVDYRSSIDQRAGLQQQLPPGAQPPMPVPGQGQPGWYAPPPPQQGGQPFAPPQPQPPVGPYGAPGAAPAPGPGAPNPYAPQAPYAPQAPQGQPPAAAQPAAAQPAAAPPAPAQAPAPAAPAADPNKSEDAR